A region of Streptomyces sp. NBC_01750 DNA encodes the following proteins:
- a CDS encoding SgcJ/EcaC family oxidoreductase, which produces MSTSDIQIQDLFQRFMQAWNDGDAVAFGACFTEDSDYVSYDGTRAVGRAEHQDNHDRLFRGVLTGSALVGEIEAIRYIAPEVAIVYGTASVLMPWRSELPKRRLSRQTVVVVNTDHGWRITAIHNGRVRPVTVPAPDSMPSKMSRTMTRTARRLGLGRRNTVGAGASADA; this is translated from the coding sequence ATGAGCACCAGCGACATCCAGATCCAGGACCTCTTCCAGCGCTTCATGCAGGCCTGGAACGACGGCGACGCGGTCGCCTTCGGCGCCTGCTTCACCGAGGACTCCGACTATGTCTCGTACGACGGCACTCGCGCCGTGGGACGGGCCGAGCACCAGGACAACCACGACCGGCTGTTCCGCGGGGTCCTCACCGGCTCGGCGCTGGTCGGCGAGATCGAGGCGATCCGGTACATCGCCCCCGAAGTCGCCATCGTGTACGGCACCGCCTCCGTGCTGATGCCGTGGCGCTCGGAGCTCCCCAAGCGGCGCCTGTCCCGCCAGACGGTCGTGGTCGTGAACACCGACCACGGCTGGCGGATCACCGCGATCCACAACGGCCGGGTCCGTCCGGTCACCGTCCCCGCCCCCGACTCGATGCCGTCGAAGATGTCCCGGACCATGACCCGCACCGCCCGCCGCCTCGGCCTGGGCCGCCGTAACACGGTGGGTGCAGGTGCCAGTGCAGACGCCTGA
- a CDS encoding DUF6912 family protein: MRVYVPLTLPGLAEAHKAGKLGPAPLVAYAVTPGLREWYVSDDIEELEYAALSRAAAASLRLLAGEPAAAGRRVVVAVDVPDQDAVADPDRALVASALGEVRVASAVPLAKAAAVHVDADDAVDDVVAAAQALGAADQGDDDAQFTVDGAEDHELLWYGVQEIPNLIA, encoded by the coding sequence ATGCGCGTCTACGTCCCCCTGACCCTCCCCGGTCTCGCAGAGGCGCACAAGGCGGGCAAGCTCGGCCCCGCTCCGCTGGTCGCCTATGCGGTGACCCCGGGACTGCGCGAGTGGTACGTCTCCGACGACATCGAGGAGCTCGAGTACGCCGCGCTGAGCCGCGCCGCGGCCGCCTCGCTGAGGCTGCTCGCGGGCGAGCCGGCCGCGGCCGGGCGCCGGGTCGTCGTCGCCGTCGACGTACCGGACCAGGACGCGGTGGCCGATCCCGACCGGGCGCTCGTCGCCAGCGCGCTCGGCGAGGTGCGGGTCGCGTCCGCGGTGCCACTGGCCAAGGCGGCCGCGGTGCATGTGGACGCCGACGACGCGGTGGACGATGTGGTGGCGGCGGCGCAGGCGCTGGGAGCGGCGGACCAGGGCGACGACGACGCCCAGTTCACGGTGGACGGCGCGGAGGACCACGAGCTGCTCTGGTACGGGGTTCAGGAGATCCCCAACCTGATCGCCTGA
- a CDS encoding HAD family hydrolase, with product MGKNADTHIVWDWNGTLFHDIDVVIQATNASFAEIGLPAITLERYRDLYCVPVPLFYERLMGRLPTDAEWAVMDETFHRHYWVLAESAGLADGARDLLVDWQASGLTQSMCSLAPHENLIPIVRTHGIERHFVRVDGRVGGSHTGKAEHMARHLAGLDGVRAERVVVIGDAVDDAVAAAHVGARAVLYTGGSHSRASLEAAGAGVPVVDTLAEAVAEAQRLAAA from the coding sequence ATGGGGAAGAACGCGGATACACACATCGTCTGGGACTGGAACGGCACGCTGTTCCACGACATCGACGTGGTCATTCAGGCGACGAACGCCTCGTTCGCGGAGATCGGGCTGCCCGCGATCACGCTCGAGCGCTACCGGGACCTGTACTGCGTGCCCGTGCCGCTCTTCTACGAGCGGCTCATGGGGCGGCTGCCCACGGACGCGGAGTGGGCCGTCATGGACGAGACCTTCCACCGGCACTACTGGGTGCTGGCCGAGAGCGCCGGACTGGCCGACGGGGCCAGGGACCTGCTGGTCGACTGGCAGGCCTCCGGGCTGACGCAGTCGATGTGTTCGCTCGCCCCGCACGAGAACCTGATACCGATCGTGCGCACGCACGGCATCGAGCGCCACTTTGTTCGGGTGGACGGCCGGGTCGGCGGATCGCACACCGGCAAGGCCGAGCACATGGCACGCCACCTCGCGGGGCTCGACGGAGTGCGGGCGGAGCGCGTGGTGGTCATCGGCGACGCCGTCGACGACGCCGTCGCGGCGGCACATGTGGGAGCGCGAGCCGTCCTGTACACGGGCGGCTCACACAGCCGCGCCAGCCTGGAGGCGGCGGGGGCGGGCGTGCCCGTGGTGGACACGCTCGCCGAGGCAGTGGCCGAGGCCCAGCGCCTGGCGGCGGCCTGA
- a CDS encoding MarR family winged helix-turn-helix transcriptional regulator: MRNVAQQLRSLQQSFDAFDEAAATRLGLNRTDLRCLDLVLGAGQRAGVEWSGGEGPGGEGPGGEGPGGEGPGGEGPGGEGPGGELSAGELSAALKLSPAATTTVIDRLERVGLVTRSRDAANRRRVLVAATDAARAAEAEVYLPVGVAGAEALSRYDEDQLATILDFLQAARQVQEGQVARLGADGG; this comes from the coding sequence ATGAGGAATGTTGCCCAGCAGCTCCGCTCGCTGCAGCAGAGCTTCGACGCCTTCGACGAGGCCGCCGCGACGCGGCTCGGCCTCAACCGCACCGACCTGCGCTGCCTCGATCTGGTGCTGGGCGCGGGGCAGCGGGCGGGCGTTGAGTGGTCGGGCGGAGAGGGACCGGGTGGAGAGGGACCGGGTGGAGAGGGACCGGGTGGAGAGGGACCGGGTGGAGAGGGACCGGGTGGAGAGGGACCGGGTGGAGAGCTGTCGGCCGGTGAGCTGAGCGCCGCACTGAAGCTCAGTCCGGCGGCGACGACCACGGTCATCGACCGGCTCGAGCGCGTCGGCCTCGTCACCCGCAGCCGGGACGCGGCCAATCGGCGGCGCGTACTCGTCGCCGCCACGGATGCCGCCCGCGCCGCCGAGGCCGAGGTCTATCTGCCCGTCGGTGTCGCCGGGGCCGAAGCGCTGAGCCGCTACGACGAGGACCAGCTCGCCACGATCCTGGACTTCCTCCAGGCGGCCCGTCAGGTTCAGGAGGGGCAGGTGGCCCGGCTCGGCGCGGACGGCGGCTGA
- a CDS encoding Rv3235 family protein, whose amino-acid sequence MDRTRPAGRRDQRRPAVVAAAAMARARRQHQPHYWFADRLLAVLSGQRPVHWMLGHTIGEAYEQLVRLAPGAPLRPAERVTPVVRHCGEYHPGPGVIEAFARIGSGDRVSAMAFRLEQGADHRWRCAAVELGGERVAVQAAR is encoded by the coding sequence ATGGACAGGACCCGGCCCGCGGGACGGCGCGACCAACGCAGGCCCGCAGTGGTGGCGGCAGCGGCGATGGCGCGCGCACGGCGGCAGCACCAGCCGCACTACTGGTTCGCCGACCGCCTGCTCGCGGTGCTCAGCGGACAGCGACCGGTGCACTGGATGCTCGGGCACACCATCGGCGAGGCGTACGAGCAGCTGGTGCGGCTGGCCCCAGGGGCTCCACTCCGTCCGGCGGAACGGGTCACGCCCGTCGTACGGCACTGCGGCGAGTACCACCCGGGCCCCGGCGTGATCGAAGCCTTCGCCCGGATCGGCTCGGGCGACCGGGTCAGCGCGATGGCCTTCCGTCTCGAGCAGGGCGCGGACCACCGCTGGCGCTGCGCGGCGGTGGAGCTCGGCGGGGAGCGCGTCGCCGTACAGGCAGCCCGGTAG
- a CDS encoding DJ-1/PfpI family protein, producing the protein MTAKILIVTGDAAESLEVLYPYQRLREEGYEVHIAAPARKKLQFVVHDFEPGFDTYTEKPGYTWPADLAFSEVDPGQYAALVIPGGRAPEYLRNDPELRKLLKSFFDSDKPVAQICHGPLLTAAIGSLEGRRVTAYPALELDMQAAGASFQDAEAVVDGTLVSSRAWPDHSAWMREFLKVLRAKAPAS; encoded by the coding sequence ATGACAGCGAAGATCCTGATCGTCACCGGCGACGCAGCCGAGTCCCTCGAGGTCCTCTACCCGTACCAGCGGCTGCGGGAGGAGGGGTACGAGGTGCACATCGCGGCCCCCGCCCGCAAGAAGCTGCAGTTCGTGGTGCACGACTTCGAACCGGGCTTCGACACGTACACCGAGAAGCCGGGCTATACCTGGCCCGCCGACCTGGCCTTCTCGGAAGTGGATCCCGGGCAGTACGCGGCGCTGGTGATCCCCGGCGGCCGCGCCCCCGAGTACCTGCGCAACGACCCGGAGCTCCGCAAGCTCCTCAAGTCCTTCTTCGACTCCGACAAGCCCGTCGCCCAGATCTGCCACGGCCCGCTGCTGACGGCGGCGATCGGCAGCCTGGAGGGTCGGCGTGTCACCGCCTACCCGGCGCTGGAACTGGACATGCAGGCGGCCGGCGCGAGCTTCCAGGACGCGGAGGCCGTCGTCGACGGCACCCTGGTCTCCTCACGCGCCTGGCCGGACCACTCCGCGTGGATGCGGGAGTTCCTGAAGGTGCTGCGCGCCAAAGCCCCGGCGAGCTGA